The segment TTATTGGAGAAAATGAAGAAGTGGGTTTTCACTAGGAAACAACTTTCATTTTTGTTATTTCTAGACTTATTGGTGGTAAATTGTCTAAAATTTGGTAGAATTAGAGTGTTCTAAAATTTTTTGAAAAGAGAATCGTGTATGATAAAAGGGATTGGGATTGATGCAGTTGAACTGTCGAGGATTGCTAAGATCATTAAAGAAAAGCAAAACTTTATTGATCGTGTACTGACACCAAGTGAAATCGAAATGTTTCGTTTGCTGCCATTTCATCGTCAGGTTGAGTTTTTAGGCGGTCGTTATGCATGTAAAGAAGCTTTTTCAAAGGCTTGGGGAACAGGGATCGGTAAAGTTACCTTTCAAGAGATCGAAATTTTAAAAAATGGATCAGGACAACCAATTGTAACGAAATCTCCACATGAAGGAGCAGTCTGGGTCAGCATCACACATACAGACGAGTTAGCTTTTGCACAGATTATTTTAGAAGACTAGAAAGAAGGAAGAACAATGGTTATTGCTTGGCATCGTCCGACAAAAGCAATTGTACATAAA is part of the Enterococcus mundtii genome and harbors:
- the acpS gene encoding holo-ACP synthase encodes the protein MIKGIGIDAVELSRIAKIIKEKQNFIDRVLTPSEIEMFRLLPFHRQVEFLGGRYACKEAFSKAWGTGIGKVTFQEIEILKNGSGQPIVTKSPHEGAVWVSITHTDELAFAQIILED